A genomic stretch from Chitinophaga agri includes:
- a CDS encoding DUF695 domain-containing protein, whose product MKLIKKIKALFSTPEKPISNYAEFWKWFRQDEQRFHRTIQSGKDVNRDFLEPLFSKLKELREGVYLLAGMLDANTVEVVFTAEGNFRHIYFVEELIAAAPHMLGWKFTPSKPPTAISNFNLEMAGYTFSKDNLSFYPEEQPDYPDEIKIIVIHQDFTAENNRDITLGVYNYLDNYLGELNSITIIDSLDVKGPDGAVQELIPIEKLEGYLNWRQKEFVEKYDAVRHNMKDDMYASLNGELEDGRPLVMIVNSTLLDWDGKASHPWIIDFTMEYEGTRTNGMPDKPVYQLMDKIEDEMAAQLPDVEGYLSIGRQTGGNKRKVYMACKDFRLPCKVFDAIQDKYGENISMNLSVFKDKYWRSFDKFRV is encoded by the coding sequence ATGAAGCTGATTAAAAAAATTAAAGCGTTATTCAGTACGCCGGAAAAACCGATTAGTAACTATGCGGAGTTCTGGAAGTGGTTCCGGCAGGATGAACAGCGCTTTCATAGAACTATCCAGTCAGGAAAGGATGTCAACAGAGATTTTCTGGAGCCACTGTTTTCTAAACTGAAAGAGCTGAGAGAAGGTGTGTACCTGCTGGCTGGTATGCTGGACGCCAATACTGTGGAAGTGGTGTTCACCGCAGAAGGTAACTTCCGCCATATCTATTTTGTAGAAGAACTGATTGCCGCCGCTCCGCACATGTTGGGCTGGAAATTTACACCTTCAAAACCGCCCACCGCCATCAGTAATTTCAACCTTGAAATGGCCGGGTATACATTTTCCAAAGACAATCTGTCCTTCTATCCGGAAGAACAACCGGATTACCCCGATGAAATTAAGATTATCGTCATCCACCAGGACTTTACCGCGGAGAACAACAGGGATATTACCCTGGGTGTATATAATTACCTGGATAACTATCTTGGGGAGCTGAATTCTATTACTATTATTGACTCACTGGACGTAAAAGGTCCGGACGGGGCTGTACAGGAGCTGATACCGATCGAAAAACTGGAAGGATATCTGAACTGGCGGCAGAAAGAGTTCGTGGAAAAATACGATGCCGTACGCCATAATATGAAAGATGACATGTATGCATCCCTGAACGGAGAACTGGAAGACGGCAGACCGCTGGTGATGATCGTCAATAGTACCCTGCTGGACTGGGACGGGAAAGCATCGCACCCCTGGATCATCGACTTTACAATGGAGTATGAGGGGACACGGACAAACGGTATGCCCGATAAACCGGTGTACCAGCTGATGGATAAGATTGAGGATGAGATGGCAGCACAATTGCCTGATGTGGAGGGGTATTTAAGTATCGGCAGACAAACAGGTGGCAACAAGCGGAAGGTTTATATGGCCTGCAAAGATTTCCGTCTGCCTTGCAAAGTGTTTGATGCAATACAGGATAAATATGGTGAAAATATTAGTATGAACTTAAGTGTTTTCAAGGATAAATACTGGCGTTCTTTTGATAAATTCCGGGTCTGA
- a CDS encoding FecR family protein has product MKRSVHYYASFTAIQLAADPYFLEWVRFPDAAGSRFWENFMQTYPQKVADVDRAAAIARSMYVIADMPTTQQQEDSWKRILQALPQAQPVRPRPTTVRSATRIWMAAAAVIALAVAVWIIFRPVNNEINIASVYGEVKDVSLPDGTRVKLNGNSSIRYSEQWSSSSPREVWVKGEAFFEVKPVASNDASQRFQVHSGDLDVQVLGTSFNVRNRRGISDVMLTTGKVMVAAAGEQQLLSRPGELATYNKKELKKKIVPVSSYTSWQERKLQLEQTSVADLFARLEDDWGYHIQLTDTALLNKKISGDIDMKDKQVLINALALILHADVSQMGDSTIIITPN; this is encoded by the coding sequence ATGAAACGCTCCGTTCATTACTATGCCAGCTTTACTGCCATTCAACTGGCTGCAGACCCTTACTTCCTTGAATGGGTAAGGTTTCCTGATGCAGCTGGCAGCAGGTTCTGGGAGAATTTCATGCAGACATATCCGCAAAAGGTGGCTGATGTAGACAGGGCAGCTGCTATTGCACGTAGCATGTATGTCATTGCAGACATGCCTACTACACAACAGCAGGAAGATAGCTGGAAACGCATTTTACAGGCATTGCCACAGGCGCAGCCGGTTAGGCCGCGGCCAACAACGGTACGCTCCGCAACTCGCATCTGGATGGCAGCCGCAGCGGTCATCGCACTGGCGGTAGCGGTATGGATAATATTCCGTCCGGTGAACAATGAAATCAATATTGCATCTGTTTACGGAGAAGTAAAAGATGTATCCCTGCCGGATGGTACCAGGGTGAAACTGAATGGTAATTCCAGCATCCGGTACAGTGAACAGTGGAGCAGCAGCTCCCCCAGGGAAGTGTGGGTGAAAGGAGAAGCCTTCTTTGAGGTAAAGCCTGTCGCCAGCAATGATGCTTCCCAACGATTCCAGGTACATAGCGGCGATCTCGATGTACAGGTATTAGGCACGTCCTTTAATGTGCGCAACCGCAGAGGCATCAGTGATGTCATGCTCACTACCGGGAAGGTGATGGTTGCAGCAGCGGGCGAACAGCAACTGCTGTCCCGTCCCGGCGAACTCGCCACGTATAATAAGAAAGAACTGAAGAAGAAGATAGTGCCGGTCAGCAGCTATACAAGCTGGCAGGAACGGAAGCTGCAACTGGAACAAACCAGTGTGGCTGATCTGTTCGCAAGACTGGAAGACGACTGGGGATATCATATTCAACTGACCGATACCGCTTTACTTAATAAAAAGATCAGTGGCGATATCGATATGAAGGATAAACAGGTTTTAATTAACGCGCTTGCATTGATACTACACGCTGACGTATCACAAATGGGTGACTCAACCATCATAATCACACCCAACTAA
- a CDS encoding alpha/beta hydrolase family protein, translating into MNFLYSLLVTLPAYFQPASSAVDTPYKSVHVQYYNADSSIRFGGTLTLPAVKKNCPAVVLLSGTGKQDRDGTMAGHKMFLTIADNLTRNGIAVLRVDDRGVGETTGQYETATTADFAKDALTSLHWLMKQKGINSKKVGLIGHSEGGAAAYIAAAESHDVAYIITLAGLATPGLQAVKRQNELIVNTAPISDQKKYRFNSINAFMFDTVYTYAQSPDLEAHMRSAFRIWQTQDSIYMATHPQDPNDKGRFFFPMESYVMNATGPWYRYHIRFDPAPFLEKVRVPFLAINGDKDIMVDAATSFDYIRKHTSGNQHVKTITAPGLNHLFQHCNTCTNSEVYELKEEFAPEVLDMMVKWLKSN; encoded by the coding sequence ATGAACTTTCTATATAGTTTACTGGTCACTTTACCTGCGTACTTCCAGCCTGCCAGCAGTGCTGTCGATACGCCTTATAAGTCTGTGCATGTGCAGTACTATAATGCAGACAGCAGTATCCGTTTTGGTGGTACGCTCACATTACCGGCTGTTAAAAAGAATTGCCCGGCAGTCGTGTTACTCTCCGGTACGGGGAAACAGGACCGGGACGGAACGATGGCCGGACATAAGATGTTCCTCACTATTGCCGACAACCTGACGAGGAACGGGATTGCTGTACTCCGGGTGGATGACCGTGGTGTAGGAGAGACGACTGGTCAGTATGAAACTGCCACCACCGCTGACTTTGCAAAAGATGCATTGACCAGTCTGCACTGGTTGATGAAACAGAAAGGCATCAACAGCAAAAAGGTCGGATTGATCGGTCATAGCGAAGGTGGTGCTGCGGCCTATATCGCTGCCGCGGAAAGCCATGATGTGGCATACATTATCACCCTTGCCGGACTGGCTACTCCCGGTCTGCAGGCAGTGAAAAGACAGAATGAACTGATCGTTAATACGGCCCCTATTTCTGATCAGAAGAAATACCGGTTCAACAGTATAAACGCCTTCATGTTTGATACGGTATATACCTACGCCCAGTCTCCGGATCTGGAGGCGCATATGCGTTCAGCATTCAGAATATGGCAGACGCAGGACAGTATCTATATGGCCACTCATCCCCAGGACCCTAACGATAAAGGACGGTTCTTTTTCCCGATGGAGTCATATGTCATGAATGCCACCGGTCCATGGTACCGCTACCATATCCGTTTTGATCCTGCTCCGTTCCTGGAGAAGGTACGCGTACCTTTTCTGGCTATCAACGGAGACAAGGATATCATGGTAGATGCGGCTACCAGTTTTGATTACATTCGTAAACATACATCCGGCAATCAGCATGTAAAGACCATTACTGCACCGGGACTAAATCACCTGTTCCAGCATTGCAACACATGTACGAATAGTGAGGTATATGAGCTGAAGGAGGAATTTGCACCAGAAGTACTGGACATGATGGTGAAATGGCTAAAGAGTAATTAG
- a CDS encoding SusC/RagA family TonB-linked outer membrane protein codes for MINLKKVAAFCCLLFCSLQMFAAVTRQNQPGISLKEALKNASSRFHVSFIYEDELVTNKTAALLPNASFKNVEAYLDVILKPYHLQFRKLSSTQYAVYSKAAEPASKDKSKTSQVVPEEAAKSQAAPGQPPVRTIQVEISQGEDEQSNFRTVRGTVTDENDAPITSATVRVPGTNVMTLTNPQGEYVINTPLTARSLQVSCIAYETKDIQLSRTTWYDVKLKDKTGYLKPVEVVSTGYVNLPKERATGSFGVVTAKELEKIPTANVLQRLEGQVPGLQMQVTAGDNSFVYDNVTPAIGSNTRTIGQNDYGVNIRGTTTLRSERMPLIVVDGFPTELDLKTMNPNDIEQITFLRDAAAASIWGSRAANGVIVITTKKGRMRMPSVNFSVGLGTQSRPSISYLPLMNAAQMLDFEKEMVDKGVINAATYNPYTSGIKYYVTEGTDLAFQLRSGRITQAQYDARAAQLGGINNYGQVQDYLMQSATSQNYNLSVSGGSDVHTYFVSGSYAKERPSNVGSSGERITLTANQELKIIKKITLSLSLKGSFFNYKQNGRGASVLLNGANTFMPYNSIVGADGNHSKYYYNIGQHYADSLENLGYKDWSYDYLNELSLVNNSASDNNYSGTLSLNIPIYKGLTFTGSYATERVNFKNEVLNDVNSFYTRNIYNLGTLIQGGRLVHNVPDGAIFMNNYTTQNNHSIRGQFSFNKGFGGIHELNALAGAETRETNGGASTFTLYGYNPETGIQQAVNYATYYNTVDGIGSFGQGPTQTNRRNRFLSYFGNAAYTLMGRYTVSGSVRYDDYNNFGLDRKYRARPFWSAGASWNITREDFMKDLTWITNLTLRGTYGVNGNINRELRPFTNISLGSSDLQTNLPYASITGFANPGLRWESTYVTNVGIDYSLFNGRLSGMFEVYNKNGKDIIYDLEINPTYLGSTNSLQRNGVSMNNRGIDVAVNGAIIDSKQFGWSLGVNFSYNNNKITDNRFQATSSLFSSLSNAVLDGYPNDAVWVYRNAGLSNTGLTQIYNEKGEKLLPNQNLTSVDALKYAGRRSAPYYGSVNNTFRYKSWSLYALITYNLGNVFLKPAVNNYPSARRFFYTLTSDVADRWRQPGDEEKTIVPVMGNAYSSQAAFRYAFSDANVQSGSYVRFREVSLAYQLPEALAGKVFAKNIRVSGIVRNLGLLWKKNDLGLDPDFVPTLASNIMHLPPTRNYSLMINIGL; via the coding sequence ATGATCAATCTGAAAAAGGTTGCGGCCTTCTGCTGCCTGCTATTTTGCAGTTTGCAGATGTTTGCTGCCGTAACCCGCCAAAATCAACCAGGAATCTCGCTGAAAGAAGCGCTTAAAAATGCCTCTTCAAGGTTTCATGTATCTTTTATCTATGAAGATGAACTGGTCACCAATAAGACAGCTGCCTTATTGCCCAACGCCAGTTTTAAGAATGTAGAAGCTTATCTGGATGTTATCCTGAAGCCATACCATTTGCAGTTCAGGAAACTGAGTAGTACGCAGTACGCTGTATATAGTAAAGCTGCAGAACCTGCATCAAAAGATAAATCAAAAACCAGCCAGGTGGTACCGGAGGAAGCTGCAAAGTCACAGGCAGCTCCCGGTCAGCCACCGGTAAGGACTATTCAGGTGGAGATCAGCCAGGGTGAAGATGAACAAAGTAATTTTCGTACCGTAAGGGGCACTGTAACAGATGAAAATGATGCCCCGATCACTTCCGCTACTGTAAGAGTGCCAGGTACAAATGTGATGACGCTGACAAATCCACAGGGTGAGTATGTGATCAATACGCCATTGACCGCACGTAGTTTGCAGGTGTCCTGTATTGCTTACGAAACAAAAGATATTCAGCTGTCAAGAACGACCTGGTATGATGTGAAACTTAAAGACAAAACCGGTTATCTCAAACCTGTTGAAGTCGTTTCTACCGGTTATGTGAACCTGCCTAAAGAACGTGCAACTGGTTCATTCGGTGTAGTGACCGCAAAAGAACTGGAGAAAATCCCAACCGCCAACGTGCTGCAACGCCTGGAAGGACAGGTGCCTGGCTTACAGATGCAGGTGACTGCCGGCGATAACAGTTTTGTATATGATAACGTTACGCCAGCTATCGGTAGTAATACCAGGACGATCGGCCAGAACGATTATGGTGTGAATATACGGGGTACAACCACCCTCAGAAGTGAAAGAATGCCACTGATCGTAGTGGATGGTTTTCCTACTGAACTGGACCTGAAAACAATGAACCCAAACGATATTGAGCAGATCACTTTCCTGCGTGATGCCGCAGCTGCTTCTATCTGGGGTTCCCGTGCCGCGAATGGTGTGATCGTGATCACTACCAAGAAAGGCAGGATGCGTATGCCATCGGTTAACTTTTCTGTAGGTCTTGGTACGCAGTCCAGACCTTCCATCAGCTATCTGCCGCTCATGAATGCTGCTCAGATGCTGGATTTTGAAAAAGAGATGGTAGATAAAGGTGTTATCAATGCCGCTACATATAACCCGTATACTTCGGGTATCAAATATTATGTGACTGAAGGTACTGACCTGGCTTTCCAGCTGCGTAGCGGAAGGATCACACAGGCACAGTATGATGCAAGAGCAGCACAACTGGGTGGTATAAACAACTATGGACAAGTACAGGATTACCTGATGCAGAGCGCGACCAGCCAGAACTATAATCTGTCTGTAAGTGGCGGTTCCGATGTGCATACTTATTTCGTATCTGGTTCCTATGCCAAAGAACGACCGAGTAACGTGGGTAGCTCCGGAGAAAGGATCACGCTGACCGCCAACCAGGAGCTGAAGATCATTAAAAAGATCACCTTGTCGTTGAGCCTGAAAGGTTCCTTCTTTAACTATAAACAGAATGGCCGTGGCGCCAGTGTATTGCTGAATGGTGCGAATACCTTTATGCCTTACAATAGCATTGTTGGTGCTGACGGTAATCATTCCAAATATTATTATAACATAGGTCAACACTATGCTGACTCACTGGAAAACCTGGGATATAAAGACTGGTCATACGACTACCTGAATGAATTATCCCTGGTGAATAACAGCGCATCCGATAATAACTACTCAGGTACCCTGAGCCTGAATATTCCAATCTATAAAGGCCTGACATTTACAGGCTCCTATGCAACAGAACGTGTGAACTTTAAGAATGAAGTATTGAACGATGTTAATTCATTCTACACCCGCAATATTTATAACCTGGGTACGCTTATCCAGGGTGGGCGGCTGGTACACAATGTGCCTGATGGTGCTATCTTTATGAATAACTATACCACCCAGAACAACCATAGCATCAGAGGGCAGTTTTCCTTCAATAAGGGATTTGGTGGTATTCATGAACTGAATGCACTGGCTGGTGCTGAGACCCGCGAAACAAACGGTGGTGCTTCCACCTTCACCTTGTATGGCTACAATCCGGAGACAGGGATTCAGCAGGCGGTGAACTATGCGACTTATTACAACACTGTAGATGGTATCGGTTCTTTTGGTCAGGGCCCGACCCAGACTAATCGCAGAAACCGCTTCCTGTCTTACTTCGGTAATGCCGCATATACATTGATGGGAAGATATACCGTGTCAGGTAGCGTACGTTATGACGACTACAATAACTTCGGGCTTGACAGAAAATACAGGGCCCGTCCGTTCTGGTCAGCAGGCGCCAGCTGGAATATCACCCGTGAAGATTTCATGAAGGACCTTACCTGGATCACTAATCTGACATTGCGCGGTACGTATGGTGTGAATGGTAACATCAACCGTGAGCTGCGTCCTTTCACCAATATCTCCCTCGGTTCTTCCGACTTACAGACCAACCTTCCTTACGCCAGCATTACCGGTTTTGCTAACCCGGGACTTCGTTGGGAGAGCACGTATGTGACGAATGTCGGAATTGATTACTCCCTGTTCAACGGAAGACTGAGCGGTATGTTTGAGGTTTATAATAAGAACGGGAAAGATATTATCTATGACCTGGAGATCAATCCAACTTATCTCGGTTCTACCAACAGCTTGCAAAGAAATGGTGTATCAATGAATAATCGTGGTATAGACGTCGCAGTGAATGGTGCGATCATTGACAGCAAGCAGTTTGGATGGAGTCTGGGTGTGAACTTCTCTTACAATAACAACAAGATCACAGATAACCGTTTTCAGGCCACTTCGTCACTGTTCTCCAGCCTGTCCAATGCGGTACTCGATGGATATCCTAACGATGCCGTGTGGGTATACAGAAACGCAGGCCTGAGTAACACCGGTCTGACACAGATCTACAACGAAAAAGGAGAGAAACTGCTGCCGAATCAGAACCTGACAAGTGTGGATGCGCTGAAATATGCGGGTCGTCGTTCCGCACCTTACTATGGTTCTGTGAACAATACATTCCGCTATAAAAGCTGGTCACTCTATGCATTGATCACCTATAACCTTGGTAACGTGTTCCTGAAACCAGCTGTGAACAACTATCCAAGTGCAAGAAGATTCTTCTATACATTGACCAGCGACGTTGCTGACCGCTGGAGGCAGCCAGGTGACGAAGAAAAGACGATCGTGCCTGTAATGGGTAATGCTTATTCCAGTCAGGCAGCATTCCGATATGCATTCTCAGATGCCAATGTGCAGTCTGGCAGTTACGTTCGCTTCCGCGAAGTATCTCTCGCCTATCAGTTGCCGGAAGCGCTGGCAGGAAAAGTGTTTGCAAAGAATATCCGCGTAAGTGGTATTGTGCGTAACCTCGGTCTGCTCTGGAAGAAAAATGATCTGGGACTGGATCCTGACTTCGTTCCGACACTGGCAAGCAACATTATGCACCTGCCACCAACCAGAAACTACAGTCTGATGATCAACATTGGTTTATAA
- a CDS encoding RagB/SusD family nutrient uptake outer membrane protein — MKKLNIAVAALGTMFLAAGCSKYVDIKTQGSLIPGQLVNYRYLLNNTGSFETGGYLPDIASADVDIVDNDQQVGASSSTYTLYFRNCYNWQSPIYENSLDRDRDWEAYYSTIYNSNVIIAEVPGVADGTAEEKAALVAEALTHRADAYLNLVNEYGKPYKAATASADLGVPLLLIPTLDQSLSRASVAEVYSRIEADLKTAALSLPRATQYNTIPGKAAAWSLLARMYLLMGNYPAAGLYADSALSLKSTLLDLTTGTVPLRRSNPETILGKIAGTSFSWAPTTLRLSQELLDLLGPADMRYQLFTADAASMLGAGYTGRFFSYERINYENRSIGTSVPEMMLIKAESLARAGNAGAAMDLVNALRQKRFQPADYVALSAADANDAIVKVVQERRREFFCRFLPWFDQRRLKDDPLFTKTYTRTWQGVTYTLEPSGNRYTFPIAQYYIKLNPELQQNP; from the coding sequence ATGAAAAAATTAAATATAGCAGTTGCAGCACTCGGAACGATGTTCCTGGCTGCCGGCTGTTCCAAATATGTCGATATAAAAACCCAGGGTTCACTTATTCCTGGCCAGTTAGTTAACTATCGTTATCTCCTCAATAACACAGGTTCATTTGAAACTGGTGGTTACCTGCCTGACATCGCTTCGGCCGATGTGGATATAGTAGATAATGACCAGCAGGTAGGTGCATCCAGTTCTACCTACACCCTGTATTTCAGGAACTGTTATAACTGGCAGTCGCCGATCTATGAAAACTCACTGGACAGAGACAGGGACTGGGAAGCCTACTATAGCACTATCTATAATAGTAACGTGATCATCGCGGAAGTACCCGGTGTCGCTGATGGTACCGCAGAAGAAAAGGCTGCGCTGGTGGCCGAGGCATTAACACACCGGGCAGATGCTTATCTCAACCTGGTGAACGAATATGGGAAACCATATAAGGCAGCTACCGCATCAGCCGATCTGGGTGTGCCGCTACTGCTGATACCTACGCTGGATCAATCGCTGAGCCGCGCATCAGTTGCAGAGGTATACAGCCGTATTGAGGCCGATCTGAAAACAGCGGCGCTGTCGCTTCCACGTGCTACACAGTATAATACCATACCAGGTAAAGCTGCTGCATGGTCATTACTGGCCAGAATGTATTTACTGATGGGCAATTATCCTGCAGCGGGGCTTTATGCGGACAGTGCGCTTTCCCTCAAGTCCACATTACTTGATCTTACCACTGGTACAGTGCCGTTAAGGAGAAGCAATCCTGAGACGATTCTGGGTAAAATTGCAGGTACGTCATTTTCGTGGGCACCTACAACTTTGAGGCTCAGTCAGGAACTGCTTGACTTACTGGGGCCTGCTGATATGCGTTACCAGCTGTTCACGGCAGATGCTGCTTCTATGCTTGGTGCCGGGTATACTGGTCGTTTCTTCTCTTACGAAAGGATCAATTATGAGAACCGCAGCATCGGTACTTCTGTACCGGAAATGATGCTGATCAAGGCTGAAAGCCTGGCCAGAGCTGGTAATGCAGGTGCTGCAATGGACCTGGTGAATGCGCTGAGACAGAAACGTTTCCAGCCAGCGGACTATGTAGCGTTAAGCGCCGCCGATGCAAATGATGCCATCGTTAAAGTGGTACAGGAGCGCCGCCGTGAGTTCTTCTGTCGCTTCCTGCCCTGGTTTGACCAGCGTCGTCTCAAAGATGATCCGCTGTTCACAAAGACATATACACGTACCTGGCAGGGTGTTACGTACACCCTGGAGCCATCCGGTAACAGGTACACATTCCCGATAGCTCAATATTATATCAAACTCAACCCGGAGTTACAACAGAATCCTTAA
- a CDS encoding TlpA family protein disulfide reductase gives MKLSGNIFVLLALSAAFNATAQTHKERLAYSPERPGVGDKVHLTYRPDSAMLKTGKPVKAVAYYFDTLYQWSAKDLPLKKSANNVYEADVVTDSTVGMIAFKFRAGEVTDNYHDTGYVIMNAKPGMQYKGAYAGWGMLRATKYDMGVPGYYKDFQIGDTAFYFWLNQEISYQQGAARPLAYAFIKAYSNMEMPEGGATESLPRVQRAADYLLHVPNHTEMELYQLSIIAEQYMKNKGQADSLRNVMRQRYPKGIVNKKEAYQALSRERDQKKSLALHEQFVKDYPQDYALDKLADINYDRVYRNIFANYIATNDSTLLPKYATTAPLSALALAYYKLIEIPYDDWKTKSAKEVYPAAAKIMEQVNYFKSHRPASSWYFSPEEWVEECDRMFARDYIIHAEILHAIGMDNAAMELAAQSQERFQYSIAKLNELQAELFLKAGKKKELSNLLHNSVRVNQASGRIFELLKKEYLATHKNADGFDGWIASMKDAHTMELMKEHIREGMINQPAIPFKLQQMDGSEVSLESLKGKVVILDFWATWCGPCKAAMPGMQMAQERFKNDPSVAFYFVDTQERDPQYKEKVKAFIKEKKFPFKVLFDNGEEAYAGYAKAIQTSGIPFKVVIDANGNIRFAQVGYYGSPSALADEISTMVSLAREMK, from the coding sequence ATGAAATTATCCGGAAACATTTTTGTGCTGCTGGCTTTGTCCGCCGCGTTCAATGCAACTGCACAAACACACAAAGAGAGATTGGCCTACTCACCTGAACGCCCGGGTGTGGGAGATAAAGTGCATCTGACCTATCGCCCGGACAGTGCGATGCTGAAAACAGGTAAACCGGTTAAGGCAGTCGCATACTATTTTGATACGCTGTATCAATGGTCAGCGAAAGATCTGCCGTTGAAGAAATCAGCTAACAATGTATATGAAGCAGATGTCGTGACAGATTCTACCGTTGGTATGATCGCCTTCAAATTCAGGGCAGGTGAAGTAACGGATAACTATCATGATACTGGCTATGTGATCATGAATGCGAAGCCGGGTATGCAGTATAAAGGTGCTTATGCCGGTTGGGGGATGCTCCGTGCCACTAAATATGATATGGGGGTTCCGGGCTATTACAAGGATTTCCAGATAGGCGATACCGCGTTTTATTTCTGGCTGAACCAGGAAATAAGTTACCAGCAGGGGGCGGCCCGTCCGCTTGCCTATGCTTTTATAAAAGCGTATAGCAATATGGAGATGCCGGAAGGTGGCGCAACAGAATCGCTGCCGCGTGTACAGCGTGCTGCTGACTACCTGCTGCATGTACCCAATCACACGGAAATGGAATTGTATCAGCTGTCTATCATCGCAGAGCAATACATGAAGAACAAAGGACAGGCTGATTCATTACGTAATGTGATGCGCCAGCGTTATCCTAAAGGCATCGTGAACAAGAAAGAGGCATATCAGGCACTATCCCGTGAAAGAGATCAGAAAAAGAGCCTCGCCCTGCATGAGCAGTTTGTAAAGGATTATCCACAGGACTATGCCCTGGATAAACTGGCGGATATCAATTATGATCGTGTGTACAGGAATATATTTGCCAACTATATCGCTACCAATGACTCTACCTTGTTGCCAAAATATGCGACTACGGCTCCATTGAGCGCGTTGGCACTTGCTTACTATAAACTGATAGAAATACCTTACGATGACTGGAAGACAAAGTCGGCGAAAGAAGTATATCCGGCGGCCGCAAAGATCATGGAACAGGTGAATTACTTCAAATCACATCGTCCTGCATCGTCCTGGTATTTCTCTCCGGAAGAATGGGTAGAAGAATGTGACAGAATGTTTGCCAGAGATTATATTATCCACGCGGAGATTCTCCATGCAATAGGCATGGATAACGCAGCGATGGAACTGGCTGCTCAGTCGCAGGAACGTTTTCAGTATAGCATAGCGAAGCTGAACGAATTACAGGCAGAACTGTTCCTGAAAGCCGGTAAGAAAAAGGAATTATCGAACCTGCTGCATAACAGCGTACGTGTGAACCAGGCTTCCGGCAGAATATTCGAACTGCTGAAGAAAGAATACCTTGCTACACATAAGAATGCCGATGGGTTTGATGGATGGATCGCTTCTATGAAAGACGCACACACCATGGAGCTGATGAAAGAACATATCAGGGAAGGGATGATCAATCAGCCTGCTATACCTTTTAAATTGCAGCAGATGGATGGTAGTGAAGTATCACTGGAGTCCCTGAAAGGCAAAGTGGTGATACTGGACTTCTGGGCGACCTGGTGTGGCCCGTGTAAAGCAGCAATGCCAGGCATGCAGATGGCGCAGGAGCGTTTCAAAAATGATCCTTCCGTAGCGTTCTACTTCGTAGATACACAGGAAAGAGATCCACAGTATAAAGAAAAGGTGAAAGCATTCATCAAAGAAAAGAAATTTCCATTTAAGGTGTTATTTGATAACGGAGAAGAAGCTTACGCAGGGTATGCAAAAGCCATCCAGACGTCAGGTATACCTTTCAAAGTGGTGATCGATGCCAACGGTAATATCCGTTTTGCACAGGTGGGTTACTATGGTAGCCCAAGCGCGCTGGCCGATGAGATCAGCACGATGGTGTCTCTCGCACGGGAGATGAAATAA
- a CDS encoding RNA polymerase sigma factor: MSGEQLLWDAVRNSDVKGLEALYKQYNAALYNYGKKFTGDTHLVEDAVQETFIALWKYRERLTVNSMFHLYLFKSFRNHLFRLLKEQQHTSYQEEELPFSFELGFDARFIEGEDAAMLSRQIQQALTQLTARQREIIWFRFFEGRSFEEIAEIMDMQVRATYKLSARALASLKEIMGGPAIVLLLSLLRG, encoded by the coding sequence TTGTCAGGTGAACAATTATTATGGGATGCGGTCAGAAATAGTGATGTAAAAGGTCTTGAAGCATTATATAAACAATATAACGCCGCTTTATATAACTATGGAAAGAAATTTACCGGTGACACGCACCTGGTGGAGGACGCTGTGCAGGAAACATTTATCGCCTTATGGAAGTACCGGGAACGCCTGACGGTCAACTCCATGTTCCACCTCTATCTGTTTAAATCATTCCGTAACCATTTATTCCGTCTTCTCAAGGAGCAGCAGCATACCAGTTACCAGGAAGAAGAATTGCCTTTTTCCTTTGAACTGGGGTTTGATGCCCGGTTTATAGAAGGAGAGGACGCCGCTATGCTGTCCCGCCAGATCCAGCAGGCACTTACCCAATTGACGGCCCGTCAGCGGGAGATCATCTGGTTTCGCTTCTTCGAAGGCCGTTCCTTTGAGGAGATCGCTGAAATCATGGATATGCAGGTCAGGGCCACCTACAAATTATCTGCCCGTGCACTGGCTTCTCTGAAGGAAATTATGGGCGGACCCGCTATAGTCCTGTTGTTGTCTTTGTTAAGAGGTTGA